tctatacacacaccacccggcccatggagctctatacacacaccgcccggcccatggagctctatacacacaccgcccggcccatggagctctaaacacacaccgcccggcccatggagctctatacacacaccgcccggccaatAGAgcagagctctatacacacaccacctggcccatggagctctatacacacaccgcccggcccatggagctctatacacacaccgcccggcccatggagctctatacacacaccgcccggcccatggagctctaaacacacaccgcccggcccatggagctctatacacacacaccgcccggcccatggagctctatacacacacaccgcccggcccatggagctctatacacacacaccgcccggcccatggagctctatacacacacaccgcccggcccatggagctctatacacacaccgcccggcccatggagctctatacacacaccgcccggcccatggagctctatacacacaccgcccggcccatggagctctatacacacactgcccggcccatggagctctttacacacaccgcccggcccatggagctctttacacacaccgcccggcccatggagctctatacacacaccgcccggccaatAGAgcagagctctatacacacaccacctggcccatagagctctatacacacaccacccggcccatagagctctatacacacaccacccggcccatagagctctatacacacaccacCCATAGAACTTACACTCGGATCAAACACAAAGCTCATTTCTATTGAAAAGGAAAACACCAGCCCTCTGCTCATGGTGAAGGTTTTTAAAATTCATTTGGAAGAAAGTTTAAACAGTTAAAGTAAAGATTAGAAAGTAGCGAGGTTGACTGAAGAGATACTTAGATACAGCAGATGTACCCAGGATCTGACTATTTGATCAAAAAGTAAACTTTAAGCCCTAATCCTGGACAGTTGCCCGGCATCAACATTTTACATATGGAATAATTCACGTAACAAACTTAAGGAGTATATCATCAAttacaagagacattcatttctgttatCTCTGAACACATTAGCTTGACCATCCACCACACTCCCAAATACCTCGTTGTAGGACAAGGAGACCAACAGTCTCTATGTTCCACAACAAGATATTTCAAGGATCGGGAGAACAACAATTAGTTCTAATAACATCAGTCCGAAAAAGTCATTCTAGCAAGCAGCAGTCAGtgcccccgatcaccaccacaccaattgtATGATGATACTTGTGAAAGGAAAGAAAACTAAACTCgcttaaataaacaaaataaggatatgagaagctgccaacatatgaaagtggcacagaaaaaaataaatgagtatAGGAGGTATGTGGTGCAACTAAAAGcgataaataataaaatatgtgaACAGAAATAAGTGTGAAAAACGCACTTAATGGATAGCACTTCCAGGACCGTGCTAATGCTAATATGCTAGGTGATCAGGTGCTGGTAATCTTCCACATATTAAAACGATAATAAACATTCAAATAAACAGAAATCTCATAAACACAATCAATAAATAACACTTCTAGGGCCGTGCTTAAGCTAATGTGCTGAATAATCAGGTGCAAAAAATCTTCAACATAATATATAATAGACATTCATAATAACAGacatttctaataaagtgcagacaAAGCAATAAAGTGCAAGAGTACTCTAAAGATGCTGGTAGTGCAACCAAAGTCCAATAAAGAGGAACAAGATCTCCAAGTGACAGTTGACCAAACCAAATCCACTTCATCCAATATCACCATCCGTGGTGCGCCactcatttcccccagcctctcacctcacataaagacccctacaggtcaagtcaGGCCTTGATATGAATATATCCAGAACCCTCAGCAATCGATCGATTCCCGCATATAACCTCAGCAATACTGATACCCAAGTTGGACTTCAAGCTCATCCGATCTTGTAGGGTCATGCAATAAAGAGGGTGGGGGGCTCCATGGTGTAGTATATCAAACCAATTTATTTAGGCgacaagtagtaacttacagtttttAAATCCTGAGTACAGCTACGTAGGATACTACCAGAAAGTGGCAACACCTGGCTCCTTCCTGACGCGTTGCCTCACTGAACACGTGACGTCATCAAAGGGTGATCATTTGGTCATACTGCACATGCACTTTGGTCTTTTAATAGGAACTGTCACTCGGAGATCTTGTTCCTCTTTATTGGACTTAGATTGCACTACCAGCACCTTTAGAGTACTCTTGCACTTTATTAGAAATTTCTGTTATTATGAATGTCTTAATTATGAATGTCATACATTATGTTGAAGATTTTTTTGCACCTGATTATTCAGCAAATTAGCTTTAGCACAGCCCTAGAAGTGTTATTTATTGATTGTGTTTATGAGATTTCTGTTTATTTGAATGTTTATTATCGTTTTAATATGTTGAAGATTACCAGCACCTGATCACCTAGCATATTAGCTTTAGCACGGTCCTGGAAATGCTATCCTGGAAGTGCTATCCCGTAAGTGCGTTTTTCACACTTATTTCTGCTCACATATTTTATCATTTATCacttttagttagcgccacatacctctATACTCATGATGATActtgtactgctctggtgactgttcataaataaaaataaataaatatacatatatatatatatatatatatatatatatatatatatatatatatatatatatatatatatatatatatatatatatatatatatatatatatatatatatatatatatatatatttttttttttttttttttttaatttacgaacAGTCACCAAGAGCAGTACAAGTATCATCATGAGTATAGAGGTATAtatctagctcccttgtcatctcctcccaagcttgcctccaggatttctccagagcttctcccatcctttggaactccctaccccaatctgtccgactgtgcCCTAATCtttccatctttaggcgatccctgaaaatccttctcttcaaagaagcctatcctgcttctaactaacactgttttacttcctccatcagctcatcccccacagatattaccttttgtatcaattgaccctccctttttagccctctgattcctcttgtaccaaattgtaatgtaactgtaatgtctgccctcatgttgtaaagcgctgcactgcacaaactgttggcgcgctatatatatatatatatatatatatatatatatatatatatatatatatatatatatatatatatatatatatatatatatatatccttcatCTTCAAAAAAATTGTTAGAAAGAATTagttctgaaaaaagaaaaatgctatgccttttactaaatgtctgtctactttccagaaaaggggtaatttggggggtagttgtactgtcctgacatttgagGGCCTCAAAAAAAATTAGATTGGCCGTGAGTTtatcaggattgatccattttcgaatatatatcccatagtagtttgtagactataactttcacacaaaacaaATACTTGTTGGGATTTGTTTTTTTGACCGACatgtagcagtatatatatattagatttttttatattggatatattttttaacagaaagtagaaaatatatataaaaaaaaaagttgcaatacaTCTCTACACCATCTAAAACTGAACACACACAAGCTGGCTATAGATACATTGTAAAAGTGAAGGATCCCGGACTAACCCCAATCTTCACTAAACTACCTCAAGGTCCACTGACCTAAGCATGCAGCTAGTAAAGCCAAAATAATCTgacctcctgcatgcttgttcctggtcagtgaaacactaggtcagtgatggcgcaccttggcaccccagatgttttggaactacatttcccatgatgctcacctacactacagagtgcatgagcatcatgggaaatgtagttccaaaacatctggggtgccacggttcgccatcactgcactaggtaGTACAGTGAGGTTTAGAATAAGGAAGACGGCCCCCTGGAGCCTGCAACTTTATAAAAAAATCAGTAGTAGTAGTGGTTTTTGCCCACTGCTCCCTCCCAGTATCTAGGCAGCTTTCTCACATCAGATTTCCCCCCAGATATCTTTATAGAGGAACCACTCCCTACCCGTaacacagcatggaggggctcagtgaaggtggtggtgaaggtgtagagatgtcggatcgggtcacacagatcataaaaggagatctgcccggcctcataatccagctCTATCCTGACTCTCCTACTGAAGAGATAGCCAGGTAATGGGACCGTATTACTGTCATGTACCACTGAGTACCGATTACCCTTCCTCGCCTCCAAACACCAGGACTTCTCATTATATCCAATCTGCGAATGATATCCGATCCTagctatactggggtaacacattccAACTCTCCACATCTGTGACACCCCAAGATCCACTTCCCAGTACAGTCTCCCTGAGGAAAACCTCTGACTGCTTAACACCTGAGAACTCCGAAATCTCCCTGGTGTTTCTGAAAACATCTCATATGCTGTCCTGGACACCGTTTTCCTGTCACCTGATATTTGTAGATGATTACCAGCTGTCTGagcatccagtaatatgtctgcaaaCTCAGATTTTTGCTGTACAGATGCAATATTTGGTCCTCCAGCCTGGCGGTGTGAGTGTTGTATGGCGGGAGTGGGTTGGGGACGTTTCCTGGGTTGTTTGGCAATGTAGGGGGATATTTTCTTTGTAGTAGAATGTGAATAGACCTCTGTGCCTGTACATTTCTGTATATTTACCCCAGATATGAGATCAGATAAACCTTTGTGTAATGTGAGTGAGATCCCCgccacatccagatcccctccatcatggaggagtttatcATATCTCTCGTTCTCATTATCTCTAACGTCACACAAGTCACCcatgtctgattcctgtaggaaAGTCAGTGGATCTGTCATGTTACACAGCTTCTCAATGTCcaccatcttcctggacagctcctccttctttatttccagctgtTGAATCATATCAGACAGTGATAGAGAGATCCGCTCTGCCTGCCCGGAGATCtcactcaggactctcttctccagctcttccagacgtctcctgaggtctctgaacaggGCAGTGGCTCTCTCGGTTTCATCATCTGCTTTTCCTTGTACTGTCTTCCtgcgttcctgcagactctggactcttttctccgtctcctctctctctatCATAGATATCTGCAGAACATTTctcagtttcttcttcttcatctcaaaGGCCAcatccagagtctccacctggTGCCCCTGATGTTCTAGGGCCAATCTGCAATATGCACAGATACAAGTGGAGTCCTCTGTGCAGTAATATTCCAGTAGTTCCTTATGGACAGAACATTTCCTGTTCTCCAGAGAAGTAGTGAgttcacataagacgtgttctggtgacttgctgtggactctcaggtgattgtcacacagagaagcttcacacatcagacaggatatcacagcaggtacaggagtgtgaatacagtaagtacagaagaacCCAGATTTCTGATCTGcttgagcagacaggaaattctccactatgttacgcaGTGTTGTGTTCCTACGCAGTGCAGAACGATCCTGGAACTcttctctgcattcaggacagggataacctccagacccctcctgtgtatccaacaTACGAACAATAcagtcccggcagaagttgtgtccacatttcagggttacaggatctgtataaatttCCAGACAAATggaacattccagctccttcctcagatcagcagacgccatcaCTGAAAgcagaaaagagaaaatatatttaaATTCTATGATACtcattaaagctgagctccaggattTTAGCCACTTTGTAAAGTGTGTAAGATTACTAGGGGTCCAGTGGGGTGCATGCCACCTTGTGGACTTCTCTCTGTTTTTTATAACCAAGTCTGATCAttgatggtgcaaatttctttcctgcaacacgtGAAATTCACACGATTTCACCATCAACACAGTCACACAGTCCctcctgtggagccattgtgttctcctggtggggaagccatcgcatgtaaaatctgatctatcgatcgacttgagtacattcagcctgcccatacatggtttcgaAGCgggtccggttcctgctgaaccatctaTGGTTGGCTTAACAGTTTTACTGATCCTCAAGAATACAGCTATCACTACACTCCCGGTGCTCTGACAGAAGAGATGTTGTCTTCTCATATACTGTAGCAGTCGCTGTGACAGACATGATTTGAGTGTTGTCAGTCAGAAAAGCAGAGTAAGAtcttaccggtaactctgtttccagtagtcttccagggcagcccttgagagatgaagctcctcctcacacacaggaaacacattgccacaaatttttttaaaaggcggtccctcaggtccctggtcagtcagcCAAGAGAACCGATGCCCGGAATctgaaaaagacataaaacaaaagGCAACCTCACAAGGTCAAACGTTAGGGAGGGatcgtgctgccctggaagactactggaaacagagttaccggtaagaACTAACTCTGCTTTtcccccagtcgtcttccaggtcagcccttgagaggataaccaagtactcaccagattagggtGAGACAACGGCTTGGAGGACTTTCCTACCAAAAGCCTGGTCCTGGCTGGATatcagatccagtctgtaatgctgAACAAAGGTAGAGAATCTTGACCAAGTTGCTGCCCTGCAAATTTGCTCTGGAGTGGCTCCCGCCTTCTCTGCCCACGAAGCTGCTGAAGCCCTTGTTGAATGCGCCCTTAGATCTTTTGGCGGTGTTACTTCCATAACTTTGTAGCACTCCAGTATCGATGACTTGATCCATCTAGCTAGCGTTT
This sequence is a window from Aquarana catesbeiana isolate 2022-GZ unplaced genomic scaffold, ASM4218655v1 unanchor181, whole genome shotgun sequence. Protein-coding genes within it:
- the LOC141121485 gene encoding E3 ubiquitin-protein ligase TRIM39-like; this encodes MASADLRKELECSICLEIYTDPVTLKCGHNFCRDCIVRMLDTQEGSGGYPCPECREEFQDRSALRRNTTLRNIVENFLSAQADQKSGFFCTYCIHTPVPAVISCLMCEASLCDNHLRVHSKSPEHVLCELTTSLENRKCSVHKELLEYYCTEDSTCICAYCRLALEHQGHQVETLDVAFEMKKKKLRNVLQISMIEREETEKRVQSLQERRKTVQGKADDETERATALFRDLRRRLEELEKRVLSEISGQAERISLSLSDMIQQLEIKKEELSRKMVDIEKLCNMTDPLTFLQESDMGDLCDVRDNENERYDKLLHDGGDLDVAGISLTLHKGLSDLISGVNIQKCTGTEVYSHSTTKKISPYIAKQPRKRPQPTPAIQHSHRQAGGPNIASVQQKSEFADILLDAQTAGNHLQISGDRKTVSRTAYEMFSETPGRFRSSQVLSSQRFSSGRLYWEVDLGVSQMWRVGMCYPSIARIGYHSQIGYNEKSWCLEARKGNRYSVVHDSNTVPLPGYLFSRRVRIELDYEAGQISFYDLCDPIRHLYTFTTTFTEPLHAVLRVGSGSSIKISGGKSDVRKLPRYWEGAVGKNHYYY